The Psychrobacter sp. LV10R520-6 genome includes a region encoding these proteins:
- a CDS encoding amidase produces the protein MFKEYTQYDALGLAALVNSKDVSAKELLDAAVDRANSLNPKLNAIIHRFNERAYEAAQAGLPAGAFTGVPYLLKDLSFDFADEPLTMGSRSVNIVTDYDSEIVKRMKSTGVNTFGKTNTPEFGLIITTEPKAHGVAHNPFKKGYSTGGSSGGSASAVASGIVPMAGAGDGGGSIRFPAAWCGTFGLKPSRGRNPVGPSIGEGWDGANADHVITRSVRDSAAMLDATSGAEIGAPYVIAPPEGSFLQAAMRAPRPLTIALHKQPLVANTVVDKEVLAVLEQTAAQLEAMGHRVIPAEPTINIDKFWHDFLVVVCAHTAFTIDNVERCFGAEHVKNLEPQTYNMAMLGRSLSAVDLVHAKHGWHNSQYQTGKLLTEYDMILCPTVPTPAVKHGILPASRKDEMLMRSAGMLNKGFNMGKFAFSSGMIEKLSAPVLGKMGFTILGNITGLPAMSLPLGMSKKGLPIGMQLIGRMNDETTLLSVAGEMERAGLFTKSAFEL, from the coding sequence ATGTTTAAAGAATATACCCAATATGATGCGCTAGGATTAGCAGCATTAGTAAATTCAAAAGACGTCAGCGCCAAGGAATTGCTGGATGCAGCCGTTGATAGGGCCAATAGTCTTAATCCCAAATTGAACGCCATCATTCACCGTTTTAATGAGCGCGCTTATGAAGCAGCGCAAGCAGGACTGCCAGCAGGTGCGTTCACTGGTGTGCCTTATTTACTCAAAGACTTATCGTTTGATTTTGCTGATGAGCCGCTGACTATGGGTAGTCGTAGCGTCAATATCGTGACTGACTACGATAGTGAAATCGTCAAACGTATGAAATCAACAGGCGTAAATACCTTTGGTAAGACCAATACCCCTGAATTTGGCTTAATTATCACTACCGAACCCAAAGCGCATGGCGTAGCGCACAACCCCTTTAAAAAAGGCTATAGCACTGGAGGCTCGTCAGGCGGTAGCGCATCGGCCGTGGCCAGCGGCATTGTACCGATGGCAGGAGCAGGCGACGGTGGTGGCTCGATACGCTTTCCTGCGGCATGGTGCGGGACGTTTGGGCTGAAACCAAGTCGCGGTCGCAATCCAGTAGGTCCGTCAATTGGTGAAGGGTGGGATGGTGCCAACGCCGATCACGTTATCACTCGCAGCGTTCGTGATAGTGCAGCGATGCTCGATGCGACCAGTGGCGCTGAAATTGGTGCGCCTTACGTCATTGCACCACCTGAGGGATCTTTTTTGCAAGCAGCCATGCGCGCTCCTAGACCTCTAACGATTGCCTTGCATAAACAGCCCTTGGTTGCCAATACCGTAGTGGACAAGGAGGTCTTAGCAGTACTTGAGCAGACTGCTGCCCAGTTAGAAGCGATGGGTCATCGCGTTATTCCTGCTGAGCCTACTATTAATATTGATAAGTTCTGGCATGACTTTTTGGTGGTAGTCTGCGCGCATACCGCCTTTACTATTGATAATGTCGAGCGCTGTTTTGGGGCTGAGCACGTAAAAAATCTCGAACCGCAAACCTATAATATGGCAATGCTTGGACGTTCGTTGTCGGCGGTGGACTTGGTTCATGCCAAACATGGCTGGCATAACAGCCAATATCAGACTGGGAAGCTGCTGACTGAATACGATATGATTCTGTGTCCGACCGTGCCTACGCCTGCGGTGAAGCATGGCATATTACCGGCAAGTCGTAAGGATGAGATGCTGATGCGTAGCGCTGGAATGCTTAATAAAGGCTTTAATATGGGTAAATTTGCCTTTAGCTCGGGTATGATTGAGAAACTTAGCGCGCCAGTGTTAGGTAAAATGGGTTTTACTATACTAGGTAATATCACTGGATTACCCGCCATGTCGTTGCCACTAGGCATGAGTAAAAAAGGTTTGCCTATCGGCATGCAGCTGATTGGGCGCATGAATGACGAGACTACGTTATTGAGTGTAGCAGGGGAAATGGAGCGTGCAGGTCTGTTTACCAAATCGGCTTTTGAACTATAG
- a CDS encoding DODA-type extradiol aromatic ring-opening family dioxygenase, producing the protein MSYSKPAKPNVSHPNQYRVHNRNVADAATPISAAVAWEDAPAGLTNAARLPALFISHGAPTLAIEQSATTSALARMGQNLPKPRAIVIMSAHWLSSKLEISSNPQPKTWHDFSGLDPELYQLEYPAAGHAPLAESLAQQLNAHDIACSVNPIRVCDHGVWAPLRHLYPQADVPIVQISLPQHYDSIACYQLGAQLARLLDEQIMIIGSGNITHNLQKLRWEAASIDSAAKDFKLWLLQQLKTDIPTALDWQQYPDYQNIHPSDEHLLPLFFALGAGQRVSVVHESMAHHSLGMDIYRFD; encoded by the coding sequence ATGAGCTATTCAAAACCTGCTAAACCTAACGTCTCCCATCCTAATCAATATCGCGTTCATAATCGCAATGTTGCCGACGCAGCCACGCCTATATCTGCGGCGGTGGCTTGGGAAGATGCGCCTGCCGGATTGACGAATGCGGCGCGCTTGCCAGCGCTATTTATCTCGCATGGTGCCCCAACCCTTGCTATTGAACAGTCCGCAACGACTAGCGCATTGGCACGTATGGGACAAAACTTGCCCAAGCCGCGTGCGATTGTCATTATGTCTGCGCATTGGTTGTCCTCTAAGCTTGAAATCAGCAGCAACCCTCAGCCAAAAACATGGCATGACTTTTCGGGCTTAGATCCTGAGTTATATCAATTAGAGTATCCGGCGGCAGGTCATGCTCCGCTTGCTGAGTCACTTGCCCAGCAGTTGAATGCGCACGATATCGCTTGTAGTGTCAATCCGATACGAGTTTGTGATCATGGCGTATGGGCACCGCTTCGGCATCTATATCCTCAAGCCGATGTCCCTATCGTCCAAATCTCCTTACCACAGCATTATGACAGTATCGCTTGCTATCAGTTAGGCGCACAGCTGGCGCGTTTACTTGATGAGCAAATAATGATTATTGGCTCAGGGAATATTACTCATAATTTACAAAAATTACGCTGGGAAGCAGCTAGTATCGACTCGGCCGCCAAAGACTTTAAACTGTGGTTACTGCAACAGCTTAAAACGGACATTCCTACTGCGTTAGATTGGCAACAGTATCCCGATTATCAAAATATCCACCCAAGTGATGAACATTTATTACCATTATTCTTTGCATTAGGGGCTGGTCAACGGGTCTCTGTTGTTCATGAAAGTATGGCCCATCATAGCTTAGGTATGGATATTTATCGCTTTGATTAA
- the rlmH gene encoding 23S rRNA (pseudouridine(1915)-N(3))-methyltransferase RlmH, translated as MKVRLLTVGNKMPSWVQSGFNEYYKRIQPMLSTEIVELAAAKRAKSPSDANLAQYREQEGQTILAAHATAGREQLWVLDVKGKMLSTEGLADKLAEAMQQGDDIALVIGGADGVSQEVLAKADVKWSLSALTLPHPLVRVVLMEQLYRAMSINHNHPYHRGN; from the coding sequence ATGAAAGTACGACTTTTGACCGTTGGTAATAAAATGCCCAGTTGGGTGCAAAGCGGTTTTAATGAATATTATAAACGTATTCAACCGATGCTGAGCACCGAAATCGTTGAACTTGCTGCTGCCAAACGTGCTAAAAGTCCGTCTGACGCCAATTTAGCGCAGTACCGTGAGCAAGAAGGACAGACAATATTAGCCGCCCACGCTACAGCTGGACGCGAACAGCTGTGGGTATTAGATGTCAAAGGTAAGATGCTATCGACGGAAGGCTTGGCTGATAAACTGGCGGAGGCCATGCAGCAAGGTGATGATATTGCGCTGGTCATTGGCGGCGCAGATGGGGTATCACAGGAAGTATTGGCAAAGGCAGATGTGAAATGGTCGTTATCAGCGCTGACACTGCCGCATCCCTTAGTACGTGTGGTGTTAATGGAACAGTTATATCGGGCGATGAGTATCAATCACAATCATCCTTATCATCGTGGTAATTGA